A single region of the Gemmatimonadaceae bacterium genome encodes:
- the hutI gene encoding imidazolonepropionase, with product MSVLFDNASQVVTCAGPPRARRGAEMQGMEVLTGAALVVEGERIVAVGPRETVCAAHPQAQVVDCGGRVLMPGLVDSHTHGIFGKPRHEEQELRAAGVGYMEIARRGGGIHSSVRDLRARSEDDLLALALPRLQRLMAHGTTTLEVKSGYGLTVEDELKSLRVIRRLQRALPIRLVPTFLGAHEIPLEYRAAPRTRAEYVALIVDEMLPRVATERLADFADIFCEPGVYTTDEARHILGAARQHGLQLKLHADELETAGAAELAAEIGATSADHLAAVSDGGIAALAASGTVATLLPGTMLFLGRPRQAPARTLIDAGARVALASDFNPGTSPTVNFPLVLALAVSQLRMSVSEAILAATVNGAAAVGLAADTGQLAPGFAADLALFDIEDVRELPYWYGDHRCHASWVRGAQAHGKT from the coding sequence ATGTCCGTCCTCTTCGACAACGCGTCTCAGGTCGTGACCTGCGCCGGTCCTCCGCGCGCCCGTCGCGGGGCCGAGATGCAGGGCATGGAGGTGCTCACCGGCGCCGCCCTCGTCGTCGAGGGCGAGCGCATCGTCGCAGTGGGACCGCGCGAAACGGTGTGCGCGGCGCATCCCCAGGCACAGGTCGTCGACTGCGGTGGGCGCGTGCTGATGCCGGGGCTCGTCGACTCGCACACCCACGGCATCTTCGGCAAGCCGCGCCACGAGGAGCAGGAGCTGCGCGCCGCCGGCGTCGGGTACATGGAAATCGCGCGGCGGGGCGGGGGAATCCACAGTTCCGTGCGCGACCTGCGCGCGCGCTCGGAGGATGACCTGCTGGCGCTCGCCCTCCCGCGCCTCCAGCGCCTGATGGCGCACGGAACGACCACGCTCGAGGTGAAGTCGGGGTATGGCCTGACCGTCGAGGATGAGTTGAAGTCGCTGCGGGTGATCCGTCGCCTGCAGCGCGCCCTCCCCATTCGCCTCGTCCCCACCTTCCTCGGCGCACACGAGATCCCCCTCGAGTACCGCGCCGCGCCGCGCACGCGCGCGGAGTACGTCGCACTCATCGTCGACGAGATGCTGCCGCGCGTTGCCACCGAACGCCTGGCCGACTTCGCCGACATCTTCTGCGAACCCGGCGTCTACACCACCGACGAGGCGCGCCACATCCTTGGCGCGGCACGGCAGCACGGGTTGCAGCTGAAGCTCCATGCCGATGAACTCGAGACGGCCGGCGCCGCGGAGCTGGCCGCCGAAATTGGCGCGACGAGCGCCGATCACCTGGCCGCCGTCTCCGATGGGGGCATCGCGGCGCTGGCCGCGTCCGGCACCGTCGCGACGCTCTTGCCGGGAACGATGCTGTTCCTCGGCCGGCCCCGGCAGGCCCCCGCCCGCACGCTCATCGACGCCGGTGCCCGGGTGGCGCTGGCCTCGGACTTCAATCCGGGCACCTCGCCCACGGTCAACTTCCCGCTCGTTCTCGCCCTCGCGGTCAGCCAGCTGCGCATGAGCGTCAGCGAGGCCATCCTGGCCGCGACCGTCAATGGCGCAGCCGCCGTCGGTCTCGCGGCCGACACCGGGCAGCTGGCGCCGGGATTCGCCGCCGATCTCGCGCTATTCGACATCGAGGACGTGCGGGAGCTGCCGTACTGGTACGGGGATCACCGCTGCCACGCGAGCTGGGTGAGGGGCGCGCAGGCGCACGGAAAGACGTAA
- a CDS encoding radical SAM protein, translating to MLSPNYKPWHLIPFAIKYARLRLARRPVLVNFEVTMRCNAACGGCDYWKTPASDKANELASFVEAARAFDPMMITFTGGEPTLRRDLEEIVAEVAQAVPYCYMTVLTHGGMLSVERAQRLWDAGLDQFNISLDYLDERHDAQRGIPGLAAKILALVPEMRGRGMAVRFNTVIRDDNLDDILPIVQRAHAVGAGVNLSVYTDMKNGDTAHLIRAEQHARVQALVHDLLAFKQKHRGVVTNSDWYLQQLPRYLRNEMPEPCRSGETTIHINPQGLVRRCPDFPADKHWREYDGYAPIACNACYYACRGEAQAPLTLSRFQDLLA from the coding sequence ATGCTCAGCCCCAACTACAAACCCTGGCATTTAATCCCCTTCGCCATCAAGTACGCGCGGCTGCGGCTGGCGCGGCGTCCGGTCCTCGTGAATTTCGAGGTGACGATGCGCTGCAACGCGGCCTGCGGCGGGTGCGATTACTGGAAGACGCCGGCCTCGGACAAGGCGAACGAGCTGGCCTCGTTTGTCGAGGCCGCACGCGCCTTCGACCCGATGATGATCACCTTCACCGGCGGTGAACCGACCCTCCGGCGTGATCTCGAGGAGATCGTCGCCGAGGTCGCGCAGGCCGTGCCCTACTGCTACATGACGGTGCTCACGCACGGCGGCATGCTGTCGGTGGAGCGCGCGCAGCGGTTGTGGGACGCCGGGCTCGACCAGTTCAACATCTCGCTCGACTATCTCGACGAGCGCCACGACGCGCAGCGCGGCATCCCCGGCCTTGCCGCGAAGATTCTCGCGCTCGTTCCCGAGATGCGCGGCCGCGGCATGGCGGTGCGCTTCAACACCGTCATTCGCGACGACAATCTCGACGACATCCTCCCCATCGTGCAACGGGCGCACGCGGTGGGCGCAGGCGTCAACCTGTCGGTCTACACCGACATGAAGAATGGCGATACGGCGCACCTGATCCGCGCCGAGCAGCATGCGCGGGTGCAGGCGCTCGTGCACGACCTGCTTGCCTTCAAGCAAAAGCACCGCGGCGTCGTCACCAACTCCGACTGGTACCTGCAGCAGCTGCCGCGATACCTGCGCAACGAGATGCCGGAGCCGTGCCGGTCGGGCGAGACGACCATTCACATCAACCCGCAAGGACTCGTGCGCCGCTGTCCCGACTTCCCGGCCGACAAGCACTGGCGCGAGTACGACGGGTACGCCCCCATCGCCTGCAACGCCTGCTACTACGCCTGCCGCGGCGAGGCGCAGGCCCCGCTGACGCTCTCCCGCTTTCAGGACCTGCTGGCGTAG
- the hutU gene encoding urocanate hydratase, protein MTATAHEVRAPRGATISCKGWPQEAALRMLMNNLDPDVAERPGDLVVYGGTGKAARNWACFEAIVRALRDLEGDETLLVQSGKPVAVFRTHAHAPRVLIANSNLVGRFATWDHFRELERKGLMMYGQMTAGSWIYIGSQGIVQGTYETFGSLARKHFDGSLAGKFVLTAGLGGMGGAQPLAATMNDAAFLGVEVDPARIEKRLATGYCDKMTRTLDEALAWIRGAQGEKRGLSVGLVGNAAEVLPELVRRGIIPDVVTDQTSAHDMLNGYVPAGMTLASAAAMRATDPAEYVRWSTASAVEHVRAMRAMQDRGAIAFDYGNNIRTVAFDAGLKDAFEIPGFVPEYIRPLFCEGKGPFRWAALSGDPADIARTDELVLSLFPHDAHLKRWITMAQQRIHFQGLPARICWLGQGERAKFGVALNDLVAKGELSAPIVIGRDHLDTGSVASPFRETEGMKDGTDAVADWAILNALLNVASGATWVSFHHGGGVGIGNSLHAGQVIVADGTPEMRLRLERVLTNDPGIGVARHADAGYEIARETAKAKGITIPML, encoded by the coding sequence ATGACCGCCACCGCTCACGAAGTGCGCGCGCCGCGCGGCGCGACCATTTCCTGCAAGGGCTGGCCGCAGGAAGCCGCCCTGCGGATGCTGATGAACAATCTCGACCCCGACGTGGCCGAGCGTCCGGGCGACCTGGTCGTCTACGGGGGCACCGGCAAGGCCGCGCGCAACTGGGCGTGCTTCGAGGCCATCGTGCGCGCGCTGCGCGACCTCGAGGGCGACGAGACGCTGCTCGTGCAGAGCGGCAAGCCGGTCGCCGTCTTCCGCACCCACGCCCATGCGCCGCGCGTCCTCATCGCCAACAGCAATCTCGTGGGGCGCTTCGCCACCTGGGACCACTTCCGCGAGCTCGAGCGGAAGGGCCTGATGATGTACGGGCAGATGACGGCGGGCTCGTGGATCTACATCGGGTCGCAGGGCATCGTGCAGGGGACGTACGAGACCTTCGGCTCGCTGGCGCGCAAGCACTTCGACGGGTCGCTGGCCGGCAAGTTCGTGCTCACGGCCGGGCTGGGCGGGATGGGCGGCGCCCAGCCGCTCGCCGCAACGATGAACGACGCGGCCTTCCTGGGCGTCGAGGTGGACCCCGCGCGCATCGAGAAGCGGCTGGCCACCGGCTACTGCGACAAGATGACGCGCACCCTCGACGAGGCGCTGGCCTGGATTCGCGGCGCGCAGGGCGAGAAGCGCGGCCTCTCCGTCGGCCTGGTGGGCAACGCCGCCGAGGTGCTCCCGGAACTCGTGCGACGCGGCATCATCCCCGATGTCGTCACCGACCAGACGAGCGCGCACGACATGCTCAATGGCTACGTCCCCGCGGGGATGACGCTCGCCTCCGCCGCGGCCATGCGCGCGACCGATCCCGCCGAGTACGTGCGGTGGTCCACCGCGAGCGCCGTCGAGCACGTCCGCGCGATGCGGGCCATGCAGGACCGCGGCGCCATCGCCTTCGACTACGGCAACAACATCCGCACGGTCGCGTTCGACGCCGGCCTCAAGGACGCGTTCGAGATTCCCGGCTTCGTCCCCGAGTACATCCGCCCGCTCTTCTGCGAAGGGAAGGGGCCCTTCCGCTGGGCCGCGCTGTCGGGCGACCCGGCCGACATCGCGCGCACCGACGAACTCGTCCTCTCCCTCTTCCCGCACGACGCGCACCTGAAGCGCTGGATCACGATGGCGCAGCAGCGCATCCATTTCCAGGGACTGCCGGCGCGCATCTGCTGGCTGGGGCAGGGGGAGCGCGCGAAGTTCGGCGTCGCGCTCAACGATCTCGTTGCCAAGGGCGAACTCTCGGCGCCCATCGTCATCGGCCGCGATCACCTCGACACCGGCTCGGTGGCGTCGCCCTTCCGGGAGACCGAGGGGATGAAGGACGGCACCGATGCCGTGGCCGACTGGGCGATCCTCAACGCGCTGCTCAACGTGGCCAGCGGGGCGACGTGGGTCTCGTTCCACCACGGCGGCGGCGTGGGAATCGGCAACTCGCTGCACGCCGGCCAGGTCATCGTCGCCGACGGCACCCCCGAGATGCGCCTGCGCCTCGAGCGCGTGCTCACCAACGACCCCGGCATCGGCGTCGCCCGGCATGCAGATGCGGGATACGAGATCGCGCGGGAAACGGCAAAGGCGAAGGGCATCACGATCCCGATGCTATGA
- the hutH gene encoding histidine ammonia-lyase: MTHTVPLALDGASLTVADVLDVAIRRRPVALADAARQRMQATRDVVAGIVARNDVVYGVTTGFGKLSDVHIPADKLAQLQVNLVRSHVAGVGPELCEQEVRAMMLLRANVMAKGFSGARPDVPDLVCAMLNAGLWPVVHEQGSVGASGDLSPLAELAVTLIGEGELHTAGGQRLPADVALRTAELLPLVLAPKEGITLINGTQAHTGVAALAVAEARTLWETAHTAGAMTLEALKGTPTAFDARIHDARGQDGQRDSAALLRALLDGSPLRESHRDGDPRVQDAYALRCMPQVHGPVLDAIRFAEGLIGRELNAATDNPLVFDNGEMLSGGNFHGQAVAMALDVLAIAMTNLAVMAERRIDRLVHPDLNEGLPPFLSANAGLNSGFMMAQVTAASLASECKVLAHPASVDTIPTDGSKEDVVPMAMGAAWKLRRIVGNVRNVLAIELMCAAQGLDCRRPLRSSAPVERAHDAVRRVVAPLGDDRMLSPDIFAIADAISRREFAVAEGTR; the protein is encoded by the coding sequence ATGACCCACACCGTTCCGCTCGCGCTCGACGGCGCCTCGCTCACCGTGGCCGACGTCCTCGACGTCGCCATCCGCCGCCGTCCGGTGGCTCTTGCCGACGCGGCGCGCCAACGCATGCAGGCCACCCGCGATGTGGTGGCCGGCATCGTCGCGCGCAACGACGTCGTCTACGGCGTCACGACCGGCTTCGGCAAGCTCTCCGACGTGCACATCCCGGCCGACAAGCTCGCGCAGCTGCAGGTGAACCTGGTGCGCAGCCACGTGGCAGGCGTGGGGCCGGAACTCTGCGAGCAGGAAGTGCGCGCGATGATGCTCCTGCGCGCGAACGTGATGGCCAAGGGATTCTCCGGCGCGCGCCCCGACGTCCCCGATCTCGTCTGCGCCATGCTCAACGCCGGACTCTGGCCGGTGGTGCACGAGCAGGGATCGGTGGGTGCCAGCGGCGACCTCTCGCCGCTCGCCGAACTCGCTGTGACGCTGATCGGTGAGGGAGAGCTGCACACGGCCGGCGGCCAGCGGTTGCCCGCCGACGTCGCGCTGCGGACCGCGGAACTCCTCCCCCTCGTCCTCGCCCCGAAAGAAGGGATCACGCTGATCAACGGGACGCAGGCGCACACCGGGGTGGCCGCGCTGGCCGTCGCCGAAGCGCGAACGCTCTGGGAGACGGCGCACACCGCCGGCGCCATGACGCTGGAAGCGCTGAAGGGGACGCCGACGGCGTTCGATGCCCGCATCCACGACGCCCGCGGCCAGGATGGCCAGCGCGACAGCGCGGCGCTCCTCCGCGCGCTGCTCGATGGGAGCCCGTTGCGCGAGTCGCATCGCGACGGCGATCCGCGCGTGCAGGACGCGTACGCGCTGCGGTGCATGCCCCAGGTGCACGGCCCGGTGCTCGACGCCATTCGCTTTGCCGAAGGGCTCATTGGGCGCGAACTCAACGCGGCCACCGACAACCCGCTGGTCTTCGACAACGGCGAGATGCTGAGCGGCGGCAATTTTCACGGCCAGGCCGTCGCGATGGCGCTCGATGTGCTCGCCATCGCGATGACCAATCTCGCGGTGATGGCCGAGCGCCGCATCGACCGCCTGGTGCACCCCGACCTCAACGAGGGACTGCCGCCCTTCCTCTCGGCCAACGCCGGCCTCAACAGCGGCTTCATGATGGCGCAGGTGACGGCCGCGTCGCTCGCCAGCGAATGCAAGGTGCTCGCGCATCCGGCCAGCGTCGACACCATCCCCACCGATGGCAGCAAGGAGGATGTGGTGCCGATGGCAATGGGCGCCGCGTGGAAGCTGCGCCGCATCGTCGGCAACGTCCGCAACGTCCTGGCCATCGAGCTGATGTGCGCGGCCCAGGGACTCGACTGTCGCCGGCCGCTGCGCAGCAGCGCGCCGGTGGAGCGCGCCCACGACGCCGTGCGCCGCGTCGTCGCCCCGCTGGGCGACGACCGCATGCTTTCGCCCGACATCTTCGCCATCGCCGACGCGATCTCGCGGCGCGAGTTCGCCGTCGCGGAGGGGACACGCTGA
- a CDS encoding putative LPS assembly protein LptD, whose amino-acid sequence MRSRWRALAGLGVLALVIAPGAAAQLPGARPTQPRPGQPRTTQPRATQPRQARPGADSTAKDTALVHWMAPDSVAAALMARKGFALVRYQADFVHFQAGDRTITLIGLPTERAVVEREPTIIAADTIRYSDSTNKAIALGPAIVVREAGRDDINASGRTTYDITNKQGIGTNIRTVEQSGERWVVSAHVGGFAGDSTTDESTYGRDGSITSCEDSLPHYHFQASQIKMIRKSMMVARPAVLYLGDVPVFWLPFVFQDIRSGRRSGILTPRFGFAELVRNSPTYRRNIENVGYYFALSDYTDLSISFDWRSSARASLADPGWLRLNSQFQYNWRNRFVRGTFAVSRHTLSTGQSNTQFSWNHSQDFSQTSRVTANLNYVTSTTVQRQTALNAMSALATISSMLNYSKSMGPLAVSIGGTRRQYPGRQQVDQDFPSINLSSKAIRLGRFVEWTPGANLSSSSSQHLDAQGDFKYRYFLRAGVLDSAKFDRSTANTTASFNSPFKIGSFNLPLAFSYSDRMNDFPEVRLIVNPSDTSRRETRVYSRTYLTTLDWRTAITLPTFFQGSFNLVPSVSMDNVDPAGFWVRSERTGNNFVSQSKRLSWGLSVGPTFFGRSRWGIGPVQTFRHSINPTLGWSFSPAASVSDQFLLALGKSRADYLGALAQNRLTLGLNQSFEAKLKKAANDTSSAAEGKKVKLLSIGMSPLTYDFERARTTGRSGFATDRMNFNLNSELLPGFSFDMGYSLFEGSVLSDTARFSPFRESVSASLQLSRKTAVVRWLAHFFGGSGEARADTSSRIGDIQGGYGAGQMMGSGQQIAGSGMRQQLAAVPVGRGFEASISLSANRQRPPGGNGRVVEYDPTVQCEALKTNPIQYDVCVRNALAAPPVDYTQFSSTTAGGSYFRVPPQTSVNWRTSFDLTPKWAVQWSTSYDAVRHEFASHQVTLQRDLHDWRAMFGFTQAPNGNFSFTFFVALKAEPDLKFNYDRASYRQSLVPIP is encoded by the coding sequence ATGCGCTCGCGCTGGCGCGCGCTCGCGGGGCTGGGCGTGCTCGCCCTCGTCATCGCGCCGGGGGCGGCGGCACAGCTTCCCGGGGCCCGTCCCACGCAGCCGCGCCCGGGTCAGCCGCGCACGACCCAGCCGCGCGCCACGCAGCCGCGGCAGGCGCGGCCCGGCGCCGACAGCACGGCCAAGGACACGGCGCTGGTGCACTGGATGGCCCCTGACTCCGTGGCCGCAGCGCTGATGGCCCGCAAGGGCTTTGCGCTCGTCCGCTATCAGGCCGACTTCGTGCACTTCCAGGCCGGCGATCGCACCATCACCCTGATCGGCCTTCCCACCGAGCGCGCCGTCGTCGAGCGCGAGCCGACGATCATCGCGGCCGACACCATCCGCTACAGCGATTCGACGAACAAGGCCATCGCCCTCGGCCCGGCCATCGTCGTGCGCGAGGCCGGGCGCGACGACATCAACGCGAGCGGGCGGACGACCTACGACATCACCAACAAGCAGGGCATCGGCACCAACATCCGCACGGTCGAGCAGAGCGGCGAGCGCTGGGTCGTCTCGGCGCACGTCGGCGGCTTCGCGGGCGACTCGACGACCGATGAGTCCACGTACGGCCGCGACGGGTCGATCACGAGCTGCGAGGACTCGCTCCCGCATTACCACTTCCAGGCGTCACAGATCAAGATGATTCGCAAGAGCATGATGGTGGCGCGCCCCGCCGTCCTGTACTTGGGAGACGTCCCGGTCTTCTGGCTGCCGTTTGTCTTCCAGGACATTCGCTCCGGACGCCGCAGCGGCATTTTGACGCCGCGATTCGGTTTCGCCGAGCTGGTGCGAAACAGCCCGACCTATCGCCGCAACATCGAGAACGTCGGGTACTACTTCGCGCTCAGCGACTACACCGACCTGTCCATCTCGTTCGACTGGCGGTCGTCGGCGCGCGCCAGCCTGGCCGACCCCGGCTGGCTGCGGCTCAACTCGCAGTTCCAGTACAACTGGCGCAACCGCTTCGTCCGCGGGACCTTCGCCGTCTCGCGGCACACGCTCAGCACGGGGCAGTCCAATACGCAGTTCTCGTGGAATCACTCGCAGGACTTCTCGCAGACCTCGCGCGTGACCGCCAACCTGAACTACGTCACCAGCACCACGGTGCAGCGGCAGACCGCGCTCAACGCGATGAGCGCGCTGGCGACGATCAGCTCGATGCTCAACTACTCCAAGTCGATGGGCCCGCTGGCCGTCTCGATCGGCGGCACCCGCCGCCAGTACCCGGGGCGCCAGCAGGTCGACCAGGACTTTCCCAGCATCAACCTTTCGTCCAAGGCGATCCGCCTGGGCCGCTTCGTCGAGTGGACGCCGGGCGCCAACCTGTCGTCGTCCAGCAGCCAGCACCTCGACGCACAGGGCGACTTCAAGTACCGCTACTTCCTGCGCGCCGGCGTGCTCGACTCGGCGAAGTTCGACCGCTCCACGGCGAACACGACGGCCTCGTTCAACAGTCCGTTCAAGATCGGCTCGTTCAACCTGCCGCTGGCCTTCAGCTACAGCGACCGGATGAACGACTTTCCCGAAGTCCGCCTGATCGTGAATCCGTCGGACACCAGCCGCCGCGAGACGCGCGTCTACAGCCGCACCTACCTCACGACGCTCGACTGGAGAACGGCCATCACGCTGCCGACGTTCTTCCAGGGCTCGTTCAACCTCGTCCCCAGCGTCTCGATGGACAACGTGGACCCGGCCGGATTCTGGGTCCGGTCGGAGCGCACGGGGAACAACTTCGTCTCGCAGAGCAAGCGCCTGTCGTGGGGACTCTCGGTCGGGCCCACCTTCTTCGGACGTTCGCGCTGGGGCATCGGTCCGGTGCAGACCTTCCGGCACTCGATCAATCCGACGCTCGGCTGGTCCTTCTCCCCCGCGGCCAGCGTGAGCGACCAGTTCCTGCTCGCGCTCGGCAAGAGCCGCGCTGATTATCTGGGCGCGCTGGCGCAGAACCGCCTGACCCTCGGGTTGAACCAGTCGTTCGAGGCGAAACTGAAGAAAGCCGCGAACGACACGAGCTCGGCCGCTGAGGGGAAGAAAGTGAAGCTCCTCTCCATCGGCATGTCGCCGCTGACGTACGACTTCGAGCGGGCCCGCACGACCGGACGCAGCGGCTTCGCCACCGACCGGATGAACTTCAACCTGAACTCGGAGCTGCTCCCCGGATTCTCGTTCGACATGGGCTACTCGCTCTTCGAGGGCTCGGTTCTCAGCGACACCGCGCGCTTCAGCCCGTTCCGCGAATCCGTCTCAGCGTCGCTGCAGTTGAGCCGCAAGACGGCGGTCGTGCGCTGGCTGGCGCACTTCTTTGGCGGCTCCGGCGAGGCGCGGGCCGACACGTCGTCGCGCATCGGTGACATCCAGGGCGGCTACGGGGCGGGCCAGATGATGGGGAGCGGCCAGCAGATCGCCGGCTCCGGCATGCGGCAGCAACTCGCGGCGGTCCCGGTCGGGCGCGGCTTCGAGGCGAGCATCAGCCTCAGCGCCAATCGCCAGCGACCGCCGGGCGGGAACGGCCGCGTGGTGGAGTACGATCCCACCGTGCAGTGCGAGGCGCTCAAGACCAATCCCATCCAGTATGACGTCTGCGTGCGCAACGCGCTCGCGGCGCCGCCGGTGGACTACACGCAGTTCTCGTCCACGACGGCCGGCGGCTCGTACTTCCGCGTCCCGCCGCAGACGAGCGTCAACTGGCGCACCAGCTTTGACCTCACCCCCAAGTGGGCGGTGCAGTGGAGCACCAGCTACGATGCGGTGCGTCACGAGTTCGCCAGCCACCAGGTGACGCTGCAGCGCGACCTGCACGATTGGCGCGCGATGTTCGGCTTCACGCAGGCGCCCAACGGCAACTTCTCGTTCACGTTCTTCGTGGCGCTGAAGGCCGAGCCCGACCTCAAATTCAACTACGACCGCGCCAGTTACCGGCAGTCGCTCGTGCCCATACCATGA
- the tatC gene encoding twin-arginine translocase subunit TatC, which produces MPFLDHLEELRWRLIWSGIALLVSFAVAFTVVYQFDFISVLAYPARDFLDGGQLIYTHPAESFTILMQVAFGLGVVLAAPVIVYQVWAFLSPALHPHEKRIVVPVLIGAVGLFLIGCTLSVLWVLPITLELLKGIASSSLKQMISAQEYFSFAVTLTLAFGAVFELPILIVVITALGLVTPRTLAKFRRHSFVGMLILSAIITPGDLIISTLMLFIPLYGLYELSIVLSWFVYRARQAKARREEEAERIAPASGG; this is translated from the coding sequence ATGCCGTTCCTCGATCATCTCGAGGAACTGCGCTGGCGCCTGATCTGGAGCGGCATCGCGCTGCTGGTCTCGTTCGCGGTCGCCTTCACCGTCGTCTACCAGTTCGACTTCATCAGCGTCCTCGCCTATCCCGCGCGCGACTTCCTCGACGGCGGGCAGCTGATCTACACGCACCCGGCCGAGTCGTTCACGATCCTGATGCAGGTGGCGTTCGGCCTGGGCGTGGTGCTCGCCGCGCCCGTCATCGTCTACCAGGTCTGGGCCTTCCTGTCGCCGGCGCTGCATCCGCACGAGAAGCGGATCGTCGTCCCCGTGCTCATCGGCGCGGTCGGACTGTTCCTCATCGGCTGCACGCTGTCCGTGCTGTGGGTGCTGCCCATCACGCTCGAACTGCTGAAGGGGATCGCCTCGTCGTCGCTGAAGCAGATGATCTCGGCGCAGGAGTACTTCTCGTTCGCGGTGACGCTGACGCTCGCGTTCGGCGCGGTCTTCGAGCTGCCCATCCTGATCGTGGTCATCACCGCGCTCGGCCTCGTCACGCCGCGCACGCTGGCCAAGTTCCGCCGGCACTCGTTCGTCGGGATGCTGATTCTCTCGGCGATCATCACGCCGGGCGACCTGATCATCTCGACGCTGATGCTTTTCATTCCGCTCTACGGACTGTACGAGCTGAGCATCGTGCTGTCGTGGTTCGTCTACCGGGCCAGGCAGGCGAAGGCTCGCCGCGAGGAGGAGGCGGAACGCATCGCGCCCGCCTCCGGCGGCTGA
- the ybgF gene encoding tol-pal system protein YbgF, protein MIRRIARVLIAPAVILTAGACFATRGDVRILQGDIARLQLAAAQAASADTARAVQLRRIIQSLTNVADSLRVANGTLQRFQGDVSMSMRSVQEQLLTVQELTGQSRKQVESLRAQLEARAAETAQPVPPAAAPGAPPTAAPAAVPNAPSPGPYQLMDLGRQQLARGATSAARAAFSDLLTQYPTSDLAPEAQYWIAEAYASAGSAVEADSVFALVAEKYPASERAPVAIYKRAVALKVAGQTRQARTLLQQVIDKYPKSEAATLAAALLRDLK, encoded by the coding sequence GTGATTCGTCGTATCGCTCGCGTCCTGATTGCTCCGGCCGTCATCCTGACGGCCGGGGCGTGCTTTGCCACCCGGGGCGATGTGCGCATCCTCCAGGGTGACATCGCCCGCCTGCAGCTCGCCGCCGCACAGGCCGCCTCGGCCGACACGGCGCGCGCCGTGCAGTTGCGCCGCATCATCCAGTCGCTTACCAACGTCGCCGATTCACTGCGCGTCGCGAACGGCACGCTGCAACGCTTCCAGGGCGATGTCTCGATGTCGATGCGCTCGGTGCAGGAGCAGCTGCTGACGGTGCAGGAACTCACGGGGCAGAGCCGCAAGCAGGTGGAGTCGCTGCGTGCCCAGCTCGAGGCCCGGGCGGCGGAGACCGCGCAGCCGGTGCCGCCCGCCGCGGCGCCAGGCGCTCCGCCGACCGCCGCACCCGCCGCCGTCCCCAATGCGCCGTCGCCCGGACCGTACCAGCTGATGGACCTCGGTCGGCAGCAGCTCGCGCGCGGCGCGACCTCGGCGGCCCGCGCGGCGTTCAGCGACCTGCTCACCCAGTATCCCACGTCCGACCTCGCCCCCGAGGCGCAGTACTGGATTGCGGAGGCGTACGCCTCCGCGGGGAGCGCGGTGGAGGCCGATTCGGTCTTCGCGCTGGTCGCCGAGAAGTATCCGGCGTCGGAGCGCGCGCCGGTCGCCATCTACAAGCGCGCCGTCGCGCTCAAGGTGGCGGGGCAGACACGCCAGGCGCGCACGCTGTTGCAGCAGGTGATCGACAAGTATCCCAAGTCCGAGGCGGCGACCCTCGCGGCGGCCCTGCTGCGGGACCTGAAGTAG
- the pal gene encoding peptidoglycan-associated lipoprotein Pal: MHARIRSLALVAVAISAVTTTACKKKPVVVPTPAPVVKPFNQDSADAAEKAKRDAAEAARRAAAEEAARKAAAAKLAADIAAAKVAFAVPVYFDYDKSDIRDDQKATLEAKIPVFQANPDMRIRVAGHTDNRGSDEYNLALGQRRAAEVKQYLIARGIAADRIDVVSFGEERPAVAQDNEEAWAKNRRDEFEIIAGANPFKLPNK; this comes from the coding sequence ATGCACGCTCGTATTCGTTCGCTCGCCCTCGTCGCTGTCGCGATCTCGGCTGTGACCACGACTGCCTGCAAGAAGAAGCCAGTCGTGGTCCCGACGCCGGCGCCCGTCGTGAAGCCGTTCAACCAGGATTCGGCGGATGCCGCCGAGAAGGCGAAGCGCGATGCCGCCGAAGCGGCACGCCGCGCCGCCGCCGAGGAAGCCGCCCGCAAGGCGGCCGCCGCGAAGCTCGCCGCCGACATCGCCGCCGCCAAGGTGGCCTTCGCGGTGCCGGTCTACTTCGACTACGACAAGTCGGACATTCGCGACGACCAGAAGGCGACGCTCGAGGCCAAGATCCCGGTCTTCCAGGCCAACCCCGACATGCGCATTCGCGTGGCCGGACACACGGACAACCGCGGGTCGGATGAGTACAACCTCGCGCTCGGCCAGCGCCGCGCCGCCGAGGTGAAGCAGTACCTCATCGCCCGCGGCATCGCCGCCGATCGCATTGACGTCGTGAGCTTCGGCGAGGAGCGTCCCGCCGTGGCGCAGGACAACGAAGAGGCGTGGGCCAAGAATCGCCGCGATGAGTTCGAGATCATCGCCGGCGCCAACCCCTTCAAGCTTCCCAACAAGTGA